The Seleniivibrio woodruffii genome window below encodes:
- a CDS encoding Na(+)-translocating NADH-quinone reductase subunit A, whose amino-acid sequence MIYRKIKKGLDLPIKGRPSDVVLDQTDISRVGLLGDDYPNLRPSLKVRTGDRVKKGQLLFTDRKNPSLMFTSPVAGVVAEINRGEKRRLLSVVIEKDGNEAVQFDTDVIGRAEVLELLKVSGLLTRFRRRPFATCVSADEEPEALFVNCMDTRPNAPDMNRIISRYKEYFYEGLKAAAKLAPKTYACTGNGVAIDNVEGVEAAVFDGVHPAGLTGTHIHFLRPVSQGRLVWTVDAQTMIDFGYLIKHKELNEERIVALGGEFVTPCHVRTLHGASVSELVKGRLKDGELRLINGSVLFGLPLTPETAYLSTDFAQISAVAEQTERPFMGWLLPGFHVHSVINVFASKVFGEKSINFDTSLNGSHRAMVPVGTYEKVTPMDILPTHLLRALQMKDYEGAEKLGALELSEEDLSLCTYVCPGKTDYAPLLRDALTTIEKEG is encoded by the coding sequence ATGATTTACCGAAAAATTAAAAAGGGGCTGGATCTGCCCATCAAAGGGCGTCCCTCCGATGTTGTGCTCGACCAGACGGATATTTCCAGAGTCGGGCTGCTGGGAGATGATTACCCGAATCTGAGGCCTTCGCTGAAGGTCAGAACGGGCGACAGGGTGAAAAAAGGACAACTGCTTTTCACCGACCGAAAGAACCCCTCTCTGATGTTCACCTCGCCTGTGGCGGGAGTTGTTGCGGAGATAAACAGGGGAGAGAAACGCAGACTGCTGTCCGTTGTCATTGAAAAGGACGGAAACGAGGCCGTGCAGTTTGACACGGATGTTATCGGCAGGGCGGAGGTTCTCGAATTGCTGAAGGTTTCAGGGCTTCTGACCAGATTCCGCAGGCGTCCGTTCGCAACCTGCGTCAGTGCGGATGAGGAACCGGAGGCACTGTTTGTAAACTGCATGGACACACGTCCTAATGCGCCGGATATGAACAGGATAATCTCCAGATACAAAGAATATTTTTACGAAGGGCTTAAGGCCGCCGCAAAACTTGCGCCCAAAACATATGCATGCACCGGAAACGGGGTTGCGATTGACAATGTCGAGGGGGTTGAGGCTGCGGTTTTCGACGGAGTTCATCCGGCGGGGCTCACGGGTACACACATCCACTTCCTGCGCCCTGTCTCACAGGGCAGGCTTGTCTGGACCGTTGATGCACAGACAATGATAGATTTCGGATATCTCATTAAACATAAAGAGCTTAACGAAGAACGCATCGTGGCTTTGGGCGGAGAGTTTGTAACCCCCTGTCATGTGAGAACACTCCACGGCGCATCCGTGAGCGAGCTTGTTAAAGGAAGGCTTAAGGACGGGGAGCTGAGGCTGATAAACGGTTCAGTTCTGTTCGGACTTCCCTTAACACCCGAAACGGCCTATCTGTCCACTGATTTCGCACAGATTTCAGCCGTTGCCGAGCAGACTGAAAGACCCTTTATGGGCTGGCTGCTGCCTGGTTTCCATGTGCATTCGGTGATAAATGTTTTTGCATCAAAGGTTTTCGGCGAGAAGAGTATAAATTTTGACACATCCCTGAACGGCAGTCACAGGGCTATGGTTCCTGTGGGAACCTATGAAAAGGTGACGCCGATGGATATTCTGCCTACGCACCTTCTGCGTGCATTGCAGATGAAGGACTACGAAGGGGCGGAGAAACTGGGCGCACTGGAGCTTTCCGAAGAGGATCTGAGCCTCTGCACCTATGTCTGCCCGGGCAAAACGGACTACGCACCTCTTCTGCGTGATGCCCTCACCACAATTGAGAAGGAGGGCTGA